Genomic DNA from Thermus amyloliquefaciens:
CACGGGGGAGGTGTACGAGCGGGAGCTGGCCCAAGACCTCGCTTCCCTGGGGGGCAAGATCCTCCGCCTAACCCCCGAGGGTTCCCCCGCCCCTGGCAACCCCTTCCTAGGCCGCCCTGGCGCCCGCCCGGAGATCTACAGCTACGGCCACCGCAACCCCCAGGGCCTCGCCTGGCACCCTGGGACCGGGGAGCTCTTCGCCAGCGAGCACGGGCCGAGCGGGGAACAGGGCTTCGGCCACGACGAGGTGAACCTGATCCTGCCCGGGGGGAACTACGGCTGGCCCCGGGTGGTGGGCCGGGGAAACGACCCCCGCTACCGGGATCCCCTTTACTTCTGGCCCGAGGGCTTCCCGCCCGGGAACCTGGCCTTCTGGAGGGGGGATTTGTGGGTGGCGGGCCTCAGGGGGCAGGCCCTTTTGCGGCTTTCCCTGGAGGGGGAAAGGGGGAGCTGGCGGGTGGTCCGGGTGGAAAGGGCCCTTTCGGGTTTTGGCCGCCTGCGGGAGGTGCGGGTGGGGCCGGATGGGGCCCTTTGGGTCACCACCTCCAACCGGGACGGGCGGGGCCAGGTGCGCCCGGGCGACGACAAGGTCCTCCGCCTCCGGTAAGCTCTTGCCGTGGAACGCGTCTTGCCCTTTCGCTTTGACGAGAAGGAGGGCGTTTTCTGGCTCCTGGACCAGAGGAGGCTTCCTTTGGAGGAGGTCTGGGTGCCCGTGCGCACCGCAAGGGAGATGGCCGAGGCCATCCGGGCCATGGTGGTGCGGGGGGCTCCGGCCATTGGGGTTTCCGCGGCCTTCGGCATGGTGCTGGCGCACCTTAGGGGGGAAGACCCAGAGGAGGCGGACCGCCTCCTAAGGCAAAGCCGCCCCACGGCGGTGAACCTCTTCCACGCCCTGGACCGCATGAAGGCCCACTGGGGGGACCCGGAGGGGAGCCTGGAGGAGGCCAAGGCCCTTTGGCGGGAGGTGGAGGCCACGGAAAGGGCCATAAGCCTCCATGGGGCCAAGGTGCTAAGGGGCCAGGTCCTCACCCACTGCAACACCGGGCCCCTGGCCACCGGGGGGTACGGCACCGCCCTCGGGGCCATCGTGGAGGCCTACCGCCAGGGGCGGGTCTCCCACGTCTGGGTGGACGAGACGAGGCCCTACCTGCAAGGGGCCCGCCTCACCGCCTACGAGCTTCAGAAGGCGGGGGTTCCCGCCACCCTCATCGCGGACAACATGGCGGGCTTCCTCATGGCCCAGGGCCGGGTGGATGCGGTCATCGTGGGGGTGGACCGCATGGCCTTAAACGGGGACTTCGCCAACAAGATCGGCACCTACGCCCTGGCCGTTTTGGCCCACCACCATGGGGTCCCCTTCTATGCGGCTTTGCCCCTTTCCTCCGTGGATCCCCGCCTCCCCACGGGGGAGGGGATTCCCATAGAGGAAAGGCCCCCGGAGGAGGTGCTGGAGCTAAGGGGAGTGCGCCTGGCCCCCCCGGGCTTTCCCGCCTACCACCCCGCCTTTGACCTCACCCCCCACCGGTTCCTCACGGGGATCATCACCGAGAAGGGGGTGCTCTACCCCCCCTTGGACGAGGCGCTGCGGGATGCTCTGGGGCTTTCTTGAGGGGCTCTTGGGCCACCTCTGCCCGGGCTGCGGGGGGAGGTTGGACGCGCCCCTCCTCTGCACCCGTTGCCGGGGGGGCCTCAGGGCCTTTTCCACGGGGGAGATGGTCTACCTGGGCCTTTACGGGCGCGTGGGGGGCCTGGTGCGGGCCCTCAAGTACCGGCGGCGCTCGGGCCTGGCCCCGCTTCTGGCCCAGCCCCTGGCCGAGGGGATCCGGGAGCGGGGCTGGGTCCTCGAGGGGGTCACGGCGGTGCCCACCCTCCTGCCCCGCCTCCTCCTGCGGGGCTACAACCCCCCGGAGCTCCTGGCCCGGGAGCTGGCCCGGCTTCTGGGGCTCCCCTACCGGCGGGTCATCCGGCGGGTGCGCTACGCCCCCAGCCAGCCCACCCGGGGGCGGGGGCGCGCCCGCCTTCCCCAGGACCTCTTCGCACCCCAGGCCCAGGTGGCGGGGGCCTGGCTCCTGGTGGACGACGTCCTCACCAGCGGGGCCACCTTTTTGCGGGCCAAGGAGGCCCTCCTGCGGGCGGGAGCGGGCCGGGTGTACGGGGCCTTCCTGGCGGTGCGGGACCCTTCCGCCCTGGGCCCTTACCGGTAGCCCGCCACACTTCCTCCCCGGGCAGGGGCTAGACTTGAGGGAAAGGGGGTGGGCTGGATGAGGAAGCTCCGCCGTCTGGAAGACCTTTTACCCCACCTCCGGGAAGGCCGCTACCGCCTGGGGCCCCATGTGGCCAAGCACATGCTCCAGGAGGGC
This window encodes:
- the mtnA gene encoding S-methyl-5-thioribose-1-phosphate isomerase, whose protein sequence is MERVLPFRFDEKEGVFWLLDQRRLPLEEVWVPVRTAREMAEAIRAMVVRGAPAIGVSAAFGMVLAHLRGEDPEEADRLLRQSRPTAVNLFHALDRMKAHWGDPEGSLEEAKALWREVEATERAISLHGAKVLRGQVLTHCNTGPLATGGYGTALGAIVEAYRQGRVSHVWVDETRPYLQGARLTAYELQKAGVPATLIADNMAGFLMAQGRVDAVIVGVDRMALNGDFANKIGTYALAVLAHHHGVPFYAALPLSSVDPRLPTGEGIPIEERPPEEVLELRGVRLAPPGFPAYHPAFDLTPHRFLTGIITEKGVLYPPLDEALRDALGLS
- a CDS encoding PQQ-dependent sugar dehydrogenase, producing the protein MFTRRRVLAGLLGLGFARGQALRVEEVVGGLEVPWALAFLPDGGFLVSERPGRIRLVREGRASLYAELPVYARGESGLLGLALHPQFPREPYLYAYRTLEEGGLRNQVVRLRHLGERGVLDRVILDGIPARPHGLHSGGRIAFGPDGMLYVTTGEVYERELAQDLASLGGKILRLTPEGSPAPGNPFLGRPGARPEIYSYGHRNPQGLAWHPGTGELFASEHGPSGEQGFGHDEVNLILPGGNYGWPRVVGRGNDPRYRDPLYFWPEGFPPGNLAFWRGDLWVAGLRGQALLRLSLEGERGSWRVVRVERALSGFGRLREVRVGPDGALWVTTSNRDGRGQVRPGDDKVLRLR
- a CDS encoding amidophosphoribosyltransferase, producing MLWGFLEGLLGHLCPGCGGRLDAPLLCTRCRGGLRAFSTGEMVYLGLYGRVGGLVRALKYRRRSGLAPLLAQPLAEGIRERGWVLEGVTAVPTLLPRLLLRGYNPPELLARELARLLGLPYRRVIRRVRYAPSQPTRGRGRARLPQDLFAPQAQVAGAWLLVDDVLTSGATFLRAKEALLRAGAGRVYGAFLAVRDPSALGPYR